One Nitrospira sp. SG-bin1 genomic window carries:
- a CDS encoding glycosyl transferase family 2, with amino-acid sequence MRLSVVIPCFNEADTIGTQLEALANQQWSEPWEVIVSDNGSTDGSMDVVKQYEGRLPSLRIVDASGKRGQAYARNVGAKNALGEFIAFCDADDEVGSGWLASMGEALSKWDFVACRIDVHKLSPAWVAEKWDHSQARGLQTGGFLNFLPHAGGSTIGIKRRIHEEVGGFAESCRLGEDTEYCWRVQLKGTALHFVSDAVMHVRLRDTVKGIFLQSFGWGEYRVLLYKKYLPLGLPRHTWKEGIEAWKDLIIGFLKNIHKIRSRRDLVHWAQRLGTRMGQLKGSIKYRIFAI; translated from the coding sequence ATGAGGTTGAGCGTCGTAATACCCTGTTTTAATGAAGCGGATACCATTGGGACTCAACTCGAGGCGCTTGCCAATCAACAGTGGTCTGAGCCTTGGGAGGTCATTGTGTCGGACAATGGGTCAACAGACGGCTCAATGGACGTCGTAAAACAATACGAGGGACGGCTGCCTAGTCTCCGAATCGTTGACGCATCCGGGAAGCGTGGACAAGCCTATGCCAGGAACGTAGGTGCAAAGAACGCCCTGGGTGAATTCATAGCCTTTTGCGATGCTGACGATGAGGTGGGTTCGGGGTGGCTGGCGTCGATGGGAGAGGCGTTGTCAAAGTGGGATTTTGTTGCCTGCCGCATCGATGTTCATAAGCTCAGCCCTGCATGGGTGGCGGAGAAGTGGGACCATTCACAGGCACGAGGGCTTCAGACGGGCGGTTTCTTGAACTTTCTTCCGCATGCTGGGGGAAGTACCATCGGAATTAAGCGTCGTATCCATGAGGAAGTCGGCGGTTTCGCTGAATCATGTCGTTTAGGTGAAGATACGGAGTATTGTTGGAGAGTGCAGCTGAAAGGAACAGCGCTTCATTTTGTGTCGGATGCGGTGATGCATGTTCGCTTGAGGGATACCGTGAAAGGGATTTTTCTCCAGTCTTTCGGCTGGGGAGAATACCGCGTTCTTCTGTACAAGAAGTACCTTCCATTAGGCCTGCCAAGACACACGTGGAAAGAAGGGATCGAGGCATGGAAAGATCTCATCATAGGCTTCCTCAAGAATATTCACAAAATTCGGAGTAGAAGAGATCTGGTTCATTGGGCTCAGCGTCTTGGCACCCGAATGGGGCAGCTAAAGGGCAGTATCAAATACAGAATTTTTGCGATTTGA